TGGATCTTCGACCGAAGTGATGCATAGTGTACCAGCACGCAGCAGTGCCCACGATGTAGCAGCATGTGATGCCGAGGAACATGTTGAAAGCGCCATCTTCAGTCATTCCGCCGGTCTGCAGGCTGTGTCATTGATCAGCAGGGTTTGCAAAATGCGCAGTATGAATCACACTTACTACTGGGTGGCGTagttgatgatgttttGGCCGGACCAGTACTGGATAATCCATACCAGCATGACCTAGATTTGTGTAAGGGTTGATACGCTCCTTTAATGTGATGTAATGGGACACTTACAATTTCAGTTCGACGCAGATTGGAACCTTTGAAACAGTCTAAGAAAGAAGCGCCTTGAGTTTCTGCTTTCTCCATTTCGATGGTATGTTTCATGAGGGCGATTTGTTGATCAACGAGCTGATCGGTGAGGTATTCAGATGGTGCAAGTCGCTTAGTAGTCGCTCGGGCGTCGTCTTCGCGGCCGACTTTGACAAGGTACCAAGGACCTGCAGTTCCATGAAACCTGTGAGCGATCGTATGGATCCAGGGGTGGCAATGCACTCACTTTCAGGAGCGAAACACGCAATGACGAACAGTGGTACTGGCCACACCCATTGAATCATGAAAGGGATTCTCCAGCCCCATTGACTGTCTAGCTCGAGAGAGGCCCGAACCACCCCAGCAGAGAGCAAGAGTCCAAAGCCCCAGCACATGTTGACAAATGCGGTGAGGTAACCTCGCATGGCAAGAGGACAGATTTCGGCAGCGTAAGCGGTGGAGAGGGTTTCTATGGATGGTTAGATGAGCACATAATACCCCATCTCAGTGTATATACTTACGGAAGATACCCCATGGGATACCACACAGGATTTCACCTCCAAAAAGCATGGGCAACGAAGTCGAAAACactggaaggaagatagTCCCTACCATCACGGCCATGGCAGTCAAGTAAACTTTTTTGGAACCAAACTTGGGTTGTGCCCATCCGTTGATAGCTAGACCGATCATTTGTCCGATCGAGGTCGCGTTGTTCAACGCAGCTTGCCAATTGGCAGGGATATACTTCGTTCCATCCGCAGCGGTACTGCCGAACTtgttcaagaaggaagccTGACCCCAGAACGAGTTGATCTGAGTGAGGCTGTCAGTACAGTATACAATGGTCAAGCGATCATAACTCACGATGCCGACATCATAGCCCTCCATTACAAGAGCAAGGGAAAGAGCCATGGACCACAAAGCAGCTTTGTAGTAAAGTCGGAAGGTCTTTTTGAAGCCCAGTTCTTTCTCTGCAGCTGCCGCCGAGAGTGCACTCTGCACGAGCGTTGGATCAGCATAGAAAAGCTGCTCGGCATGTTTGCCGGCAATACGGGTTGTCTTGTCGCTGTGTGACAACATGAAGAAAATAAGGACTTTGATAGACCATAGACCATGTTGGAAAAGATCGGTTTTATATGTTTCTGCCTCCAGGATAAGATAGGGCCGATCGGGGGCTCCAGCAGAACAAACTGATAGAAATCACTGATCATATGATGGTATTGTTCGGGATGTGATAAGGCAGATCAGGTACTGCAGAGGAACGAATTGATAAAATCACTGGTGTGGAACTGTCCCCGATTGGACGAGCGTCACATGGACGGTGTCGGCAACTTTTTTTAGAAAAATAAACAGTCGGAATCGGGGGAAAAGTTGCCGACCAAGTCCCTGCGCTGCGCGACATTCCCGTTCATAAATCGGTGTTGTCAATATAACACACGGGTATTCCCGTTCGTATCTGACAATTCCCGTTCATAAATCGTTGTTGTCAATATAACACACGGATATTCCCGTTCGTATCCCGGCCATTTAATATCGCCTCATCACAGTCTTCCCGTTCGTCgtctcatcatcaagctATTGATTGTCAATACACGCCTACATATTCCCGTTCTCCTGTCTATCACACCATTTGTGCATTCTTCCCGTTTTTATGGGAAGACTAATAGCGTCATGTGGCCACTTCAGCAGCAGACATAATGCGTAGTAGTGTCCAAGGCTAAGTCCAAGGCTAATAAGGGAGACAGCTGATCGGCTGGAAAGACTCCGACGCGGATTGAACGATCGGGAGCTCTTTCATTTCCGCCGGAAGAGTAGGCCGGTAGAGAGTGATCAAGACTATATATGCCCGCACTCCCCCCCCACCCTTGTGTACATTTGGCTTTCACAGCAGACTTGCAGCGACATGATTAGCGTGCGACTCAATGAGTACAACCTTCCTGAGGGAAAGGACGAGGACAAGGTCAGCTTCGACCTTGCTGAACTTGACAACTTATCAGACTGGTCCGGCTGGGCGTTTTATCGCATTGCGTGAGTGTTTACGACTCATTCAGAAGGTTACCTGACCATAATGCACAGGCCCACTTGGATCGAAGCCCGACCGCTTGACAATGTCAGTCTGCTGTCTAATCAGCTGACAACTCATCTGCTGCTCGTGAAGCGTAAATCTCAGCCCGATCATATTGCTTGCGTTTATCCtatttcatcctcctccgccctcAGTAACATCGTAAACGATAATGGCGATATCAAAGTACAGCTCAGACGAGCAAAGGGAAATAGTGATGCGAAAGCTGCTGTTGTTATTGGGACGGCGTCAGACGCTAGCCAGTTGAACTGTTTGATTGGAGATGTGGTGCGAACAGCAAGAGGTTGGCTCCTTGACGTACCAGCAAAAGAAGTTGTCGATTTCAagtcttttccttctggCGGACCGCTCGATGGCGTAGGCTTCTGTACCTGGAGCAGTCTAGGAGAGGGTGAGTGACATAACCCAGGCGTACAACTAACTCTTTGGATAGATATTCGTCCTGATAGAGAAAACATGTCAGGGTTATTTAATGCCCTTACGGATCACAATCTGCCTATCCAATCGTTCATCCTTGACGACGGCTGGCTCAACCAAAAAACGTATGAGAAAGGTGATTCCTCCCCTTTCGTATCCACGACAGGGCCCGAGGAGGAGCGAGGGACATGGCAGTTGAGAGGATTGTACGATTTTGACGCTTGGTCCGGCTTGGGTCATGATGGGATCAAAATGATAGTGGACGAAGCGACAACTCGTCTCAGTAAGATTGACGGCGTTAAAGACACCATTCAAGTGGGAGTCTGGATGTCGTGAGTAATGGAACCTCAGATGTCGAACATATGTCTGATATATTTCTCTAGTCTTGTCGGAGGATATTGGGACGGTATCTCACCAGACTCTCCCCTCATTGCCAAGTACAAGTGTCGGCCATACCCGGCCTCGCGTGCTCGTCTCCCTGGTATATCTAACGAACCTTTCACCGTGGGCTTCTTACCCGGTGGTAAGGGAACCTACTggcttccacctccttccgAGTCACTCAGGTTTTGGCGCGATTGGTTCAACTACCTAAAGTCTCAAGGTGTGGATTTCCTCAAAGTGGACAACCAGGGCAGTATGAGTCTTGTGGACGGGACGGAAGGTGTCGAATGCCAGCATGCGATCTGGGAGAATATGGTCAAAGCTTCAGATGAGGTGTTCGGAAAGGGCAAAGTGATCCATTGCATGTCTCACCATGAAAGTATCTGGGGTGGCATACAAGGCCTGGGAATTGTGACCGAAGGCGAAAAATTTGTCTGGCGGTGAGCACGAATACGTTGTAGTCGCAATAGCATCTGTCACTGACTAGCAATTCGACCACAGAAATTCCGATGATTTCGGTCTGGGACACAAAAAGGCGAATGCGCACCAACAACACATCTTCACCAATTTGTCAAACTCTCTTCTCACTTCACATCTCGCTATGATCCTAGACGCCGATATGTTCATGAGCGCAGAGCAAGATCCCGTCCCACACGCCTTTCTTCGAGCACTTTACCCGGGACCTTTGCTCCTGAGCGACCGACCTGGCATACATGACTCCCGTCTGTTAGGCAGAATGATTTCCAAGGACAAAACTGGCATCGCGCGGGTGATTAAGACGCAGCATCCTGCAGTTCCTTTGAGTCACCGAGCTCTCGATATCGATGTGATTGGTAAAGGCGAGGGTTCTGGTCTCTACGCAGCTGCTCCTACTGAGGCAGGAGTCATTCTGGGTGTTTGGAATGTTCGAGAGGATAACGACAATGGTCGAGTCGTCGACAAATTGACTTTCACGGATGTCAAATACGCTTTAAACGGAAAGGATATGTCATCACCGTGGCTTATTGTGGAAAGTGACTTGGAAAAGGGGGGCATCAGCCGAGCTGGACTCCTATCCTCGTCGGACGAAGTCATCACTGACATTGTCCTTGAACGAATGAAAGCGGCGAGTTTCTGGCTAACTCCCCTCAGGCCTGTAAACAAGGTAGGGGTTGCTGTGCTCGGCTTGACCAAACATTTCGCCGGTCTAATGGCGGTGACCGATGTCCAAAGTAACGACAGTGAGTTTGAAAATTACTCTTCGAGTGAAGAGTAGCCGCTGAAAGATGTCTTAGCCCGAGTGACTGCTCAGGTCAACGGAGAAGGTACATTCGGATTTGTCGTCGTCTCGTCCCAGCGACCAATGTACACCATCCACGTGGATGACCAAGTACAGGATGCCACACTCGCCTTAACTCCAAGTTTCCACGGCGCCGATAAGGTATGGTTGATAGAAACCGAAATACGGGCAAATGGAATCAGAGG
The Cryptococcus neoformans var. neoformans B-3501A chromosome 13, whole genome shotgun sequence DNA segment above includes these coding regions:
- a CDS encoding hypothetical protein (HMMPfam hit to Sugar_tr, Sugar (and other) transporter, score: 269.3, E(): 6.4e-78); this translates as MLSHSDKTTRIAGKHAEQLFYADPTLVQSALSAAAAEKELGFKKTFRLYYKAALWSMALSLALVMEGYDVGIINSFWGQASFLNKFGSTAADGTKYIPANWQAALNNATSIGQMIGLAINGWAQPKFGSKKVYLTAMAVMVGTIFLPVFSTSLPMLFGGEILCGIPWGIFQTLSTAYAAEICPLAMRGYLTAFVNMCWGFGLLLSAGVVRASLELDSQWGWRIPFMIQWVWPVPLFVIACFAPESPWYLVKVGREDDARATTKRLAPSEYLTDQLVDQQIALMKHTIEMEKAETQGASFLDCFKGSNLRRTEIVMLVWIIQYWSGQNIINYATQYLQTGGMTEDGAFNMFLGITCCYIVGTAACWYTMHHFGRRSIYIAGVALMVVWHVIIGSLGTVNSTKATLAIGIVMVIINFSTNATFFPVTYTIAAEVPATRVRAKTMVLGRGVYLISSIICNQITPRMFSVSEWNWGAKSSFFWMGCCLISLVYLWFRLPETKGRMFSELDVLFANEVPARQFKHTIVDELSAVTEEKYTEKGEIEYQENA